One genomic window of Meles meles chromosome 3, mMelMel3.1 paternal haplotype, whole genome shotgun sequence includes the following:
- the LOC123939356 gene encoding olfactory receptor 2L5-like produces MASNYLSGNKSISLIGCGVQSFFFLTLAFAEALLLTSMAYDCDVAICLPLHYPVHMNKKVCVLMIIGSWTIGSINSCAHTVYALQIPYCQSRAINHFFCDVPAMLTLACMDAWVYEYTVFVSTTLLIVFPFIGIVCSYGRVLFAICRMQSTEGRKKAYSTCSTHLTVVTFYYAPFAYTYLCPRSL; encoded by the coding sequence ATGGCTTCcaattatctctctggaaacaagtcTATCTCACTTATTGGTTGTGGGGTTCAGAGCTTCTTCTTCTTGACTTTAGCCTTTGCAGAAGCACTACTCTTGACATCTATGGCCTATGACTGTGATGTGGCCATTTGTCTTCCTCTTCACTATCCTGTTCACATGAACAAAAAAGTCTGTGTGCTAATGATAATAGGATCATGGACAATAGGGTCTATCAACTCCTGTGCTCACACTGTATATGCCCTCCAAATCCCTTATTGCCAATCCAGAGCCATCAACCACTTTTTCTGTGATGTCCCTgccatgttgactctggcctgcatggacGCCTGGGTCTATGAGTACACAGTGTTTGTAAGCACCACACTCTTGATTGTGTTTCCCTTCATTGGCATTGTATGTTCCTATGGCCGGGTTCTCTTTGCCATCTGTCGCATGCAGTCaacagaggggaggaagaaggcttaTTCGACCTGCAGCACCCACCTAACTGTGGTAACTTTCTACTATGCACCCTTTGCTTACACTTATTTATGCCCAAGATCCCTCTGA